In Papio anubis isolate 15944 chromosome 20, Panubis1.0, whole genome shotgun sequence, a single window of DNA contains:
- the SYT5 gene encoding synaptotagmin-5 isoform X5 → MPRGGCPVSARLFVHGPHGSWSSLLCVGLNGRLGWEWGTRVLECLCRKDSRNPPPCSRSPQPRGLHRPTRLPTPVASATAPVQPEVEELEPAPSGPGQQVADKHELGRLQYSLDYDFQSGQLLVGILQAEGLAALDLGGSSDPYVRVYLLPDKRRRYETKVHRQTLNPHFGETFAFKVPYVELGGRVLVMAVYDFDRFSRNDAIGEVRVPMSSVDLGRPVQTWRELQAAPREEEKLGDICFSLRYVPTAGKLTVIVLEAKNLKKMDVGGLSDPYVKVHLLQGGKKVRKKKTTIKKNTLNPYYNEAFSFEVPCDQVQVELTVLDYDKLGKNEAIGRVAVGAAAGGAGLRHWADMLANPRRPIAQWHSLRPPDRVRLLPAP, encoded by the exons ATGCCTCGCGGTGGCTGTCCGGTTTCTGCGCGGCTGTTCGTGCATGGGCCTCATGGGAGTTGGAGTTCTTTGTTGTGCGTGGGGCTCAATGGACGTCTGGGGTGGGAATGGGGGACTAGGGTGCTTGAGTGCCTCTGCAGAAAAGACTCTAGGAACCCGCCACCATGTTCCCGGAGCCCCCAACCCCGGGGCCTCCATCGCCCGACACGCCTCCCGACTCCAGTCGCATCAGCCACAGCCCCG GTACAGCCAGAAGTGGAGGAGCTGGAGCCAGCACCATCCGGGCCAGGGCAGCAGGTGGCAGACAAGCATGAGCTAGGACGACTGCAGTACTCCCTGGATTATGACTTCCAGAGTGGCCAG CTGCTGGTGGGCATTCTGCAAGCAGAAGGATTGGCAGCCTTGGATCTGGGTGGCTCCTCGGACCCCTACGTGCGGGTCTACCTACTGCCGGACAAACGGAGGCGGTACGAGACCAAGGTGCATCGGCAGACGCTGAACCCTCACTTTGGGGAGACCTTTGCCTTCAAG GTCCCCTACGTGGAGCTGGGGGGCAGGGTGCTGGTCATGGCGGTGTACGACTTCGACCGCTTCTCTCGCAACGACGCCATCGGGGAGGTGCGGGTCCCCATGAGCTCCGTGGACCTGGGGCGGCCGGTGCAGACCTGGCGGGAGCTGCAGGCTGCTCCGCGGGAGGAG GAGAAACTTGGGGACATCTGCTTCTCCCTCCGCTATGTCCCCACGGCCGGGAAGCTCACCGTCATCGTCCTGGAGGCTAAAAACCTGAAGAAGATGGACGTAGGAGGACTGTCAG ATCCATACGTCAAGGTCCACCTGCTGCAGGGCGGCAAAAAGGTGCGGAAGAAGAAAACCACCATCAAGAAGAACACTCTGAACCCCTATTACAACGAAGCTTTCAGCTTCGAGGTGCCCTGTGACCAAGTCCAG GTGGAGCTGACCGTGCTGGACTACGACAAGCTGGGCAAGAACGAGGCCATCGGGAGGGTGGCCGTGGGGGCGGCCGCCGGCGGGGCTGGCCTGCGCCACTGGGCGGACATGCTGGCCAACCCGCGGCGGCCCATTGCCCAGTGGCACTCGCTGCGGCCGCCGGACCGAGTGAGGCTGCTGCCTGCGCCCTGA
- the SYT5 gene encoding synaptotagmin-5 isoform X4 — protein sequence MFPEPPTPGPPSPDTPPDSSRISHSPVPPWALATIVLVSSLLLLSCCFCLYRKRCRRRTGKKSQAQAQVHLQEVKGLGQSYIDKVQPEVEELEPAPSGPGQQVADKHELGRLQYSLDYDFQSGQLLVGILQAEGLAALDLGGSSDPYVRVYLLPDKRRRYETKVHRQTLNPHFGETFAFKVPYVELGGRVLVMAVYDFDRFSRNDAIGEVRVPMSSVDLGRPVQTWRELQAAPREEQEKLGDICFSLRYVPTAGKLTVIVLEAKNLKKMDVGGLSDPYVKVHLLQGGKKVRKKKTTIKKNTLNPYYNEAFSFEVPCDQVQVELTVLDYDKLGKNEAIGRVAVGAAAGGAGLRHWADMLANPRRPIAQWHSLRPPDRVRLLPAP from the exons ATGTTCCCGGAGCCCCCAACCCCGGGGCCTCCATCGCCCGACACGCCTCCCGACTCCAGTCGCATCAGCCACAGCCCCG TGCCCCCCTGGGCCCTGGCCACCATCGTGCTGGTCTCAAGCCTCCTCCTCTTGAGCTGCTGTTTCTGTCTCTACCGGAAGCGCTGTCGGAGGCGGACGGGCAAGAAGAGCCAGGCCCAAGCCCAGGTCCACCTTCAGGAAGTGAAGGGGCTGGGCCAGAGTTACATAGACAAG GTACAGCCAGAAGTGGAGGAGCTGGAGCCAGCACCATCCGGGCCAGGGCAGCAGGTGGCAGACAAGCATGAGCTAGGACGACTGCAGTACTCCCTGGATTATGACTTCCAGAGTGGCCAG CTGCTGGTGGGCATTCTGCAAGCAGAAGGATTGGCAGCCTTGGATCTGGGTGGCTCCTCGGACCCCTACGTGCGGGTCTACCTACTGCCGGACAAACGGAGGCGGTACGAGACCAAGGTGCATCGGCAGACGCTGAACCCTCACTTTGGGGAGACCTTTGCCTTCAAG GTCCCCTACGTGGAGCTGGGGGGCAGGGTGCTGGTCATGGCGGTGTACGACTTCGACCGCTTCTCTCGCAACGACGCCATCGGGGAGGTGCGGGTCCCCATGAGCTCCGTGGACCTGGGGCGGCCGGTGCAGACCTGGCGGGAGCTGCAGGCTGCTCCGCGGGAGGAG CAGGAGAAACTTGGGGACATCTGCTTCTCCCTCCGCTATGTCCCCACGGCCGGGAAGCTCACCGTCATCGTCCTGGAGGCTAAAAACCTGAAGAAGATGGACGTAGGAGGACTGTCAG ATCCATACGTCAAGGTCCACCTGCTGCAGGGCGGCAAAAAGGTGCGGAAGAAGAAAACCACCATCAAGAAGAACACTCTGAACCCCTATTACAACGAAGCTTTCAGCTTCGAGGTGCCCTGTGACCAAGTCCAG GTGGAGCTGACCGTGCTGGACTACGACAAGCTGGGCAAGAACGAGGCCATCGGGAGGGTGGCCGTGGGGGCGGCCGCCGGCGGGGCTGGCCTGCGCCACTGGGCGGACATGCTGGCCAACCCGCGGCGGCCCATTGCCCAGTGGCACTCGCTGCGGCCGCCGGACCGAGTGAGGCTGCTGCCTGCGCCCTGA
- the SYT5 gene encoding synaptotagmin-5 isoform X2 — MFPEPPTPGPPSPDTPPDSSRISHSPVPPWALATIVLVSSLLLLSCCFCLYRKRCRRRTGKKSQAQAQVHLQEVKGLGQSYIDKVQPEVEELEPAPSGPGQQVADKHELGRLQYSLDYDFQSGQLLVGILQAEGLAALDLGGSSDPYVRVYLLPDKRRRYETKVHRQTLNPHFGETFAFKVPYVELGGRVLVMAVYDFDRFSRNDAIGEVRVPMSSVDLGRPVQTWRELQAAPREEEKLGDICFSLRYVPTAGKLTVIVLEAKNLKKMDVGGLSDPYVKVHLLQGGKKVRKKKTTIKKNTLNPYYNEAFSFEVPCDQVQVSSNLPFSKSPDP, encoded by the exons ATGTTCCCGGAGCCCCCAACCCCGGGGCCTCCATCGCCCGACACGCCTCCCGACTCCAGTCGCATCAGCCACAGCCCCG TGCCCCCCTGGGCCCTGGCCACCATCGTGCTGGTCTCAAGCCTCCTCCTCTTGAGCTGCTGTTTCTGTCTCTACCGGAAGCGCTGTCGGAGGCGGACGGGCAAGAAGAGCCAGGCCCAAGCCCAGGTCCACCTTCAGGAAGTGAAGGGGCTGGGCCAGAGTTACATAGACAAG GTACAGCCAGAAGTGGAGGAGCTGGAGCCAGCACCATCCGGGCCAGGGCAGCAGGTGGCAGACAAGCATGAGCTAGGACGACTGCAGTACTCCCTGGATTATGACTTCCAGAGTGGCCAG CTGCTGGTGGGCATTCTGCAAGCAGAAGGATTGGCAGCCTTGGATCTGGGTGGCTCCTCGGACCCCTACGTGCGGGTCTACCTACTGCCGGACAAACGGAGGCGGTACGAGACCAAGGTGCATCGGCAGACGCTGAACCCTCACTTTGGGGAGACCTTTGCCTTCAAG GTCCCCTACGTGGAGCTGGGGGGCAGGGTGCTGGTCATGGCGGTGTACGACTTCGACCGCTTCTCTCGCAACGACGCCATCGGGGAGGTGCGGGTCCCCATGAGCTCCGTGGACCTGGGGCGGCCGGTGCAGACCTGGCGGGAGCTGCAGGCTGCTCCGCGGGAGGAG GAGAAACTTGGGGACATCTGCTTCTCCCTCCGCTATGTCCCCACGGCCGGGAAGCTCACCGTCATCGTCCTGGAGGCTAAAAACCTGAAGAAGATGGACGTAGGAGGACTGTCAG ATCCATACGTCAAGGTCCACCTGCTGCAGGGCGGCAAAAAGGTGCGGAAGAAGAAAACCACCATCAAGAAGAACACTCTGAACCCCTATTACAACGAAGCTTTCAGCTTCGAGGTGCCCTGTGACCAAGTCCAGGTGAGCTCAAACCTGCCGTTCTCCAAAAGCCCAGACCCTTAG
- the SYT5 gene encoding synaptotagmin-5 isoform X1: MFPEPPTPGPPSPDTPPDSSRISHSPVPPWALATIVLVSSLLLLSCCFCLYRKRCRRRTGKKSQAQAQVHLQEVKGLGQSYIDKVQPEVEELEPAPSGPGQQVADKHELGRLQYSLDYDFQSGQLLVGILQAEGLAALDLGGSSDPYVRVYLLPDKRRRYETKVHRQTLNPHFGETFAFKVPYVELGGRVLVMAVYDFDRFSRNDAIGEVRVPMSSVDLGRPVQTWRELQAAPREEQEKLGDICFSLRYVPTAGKLTVIVLEAKNLKKMDVGGLSDPYVKVHLLQGGKKVRKKKTTIKKNTLNPYYNEAFSFEVPCDQVQVSSNLPFSKSPDP; this comes from the exons ATGTTCCCGGAGCCCCCAACCCCGGGGCCTCCATCGCCCGACACGCCTCCCGACTCCAGTCGCATCAGCCACAGCCCCG TGCCCCCCTGGGCCCTGGCCACCATCGTGCTGGTCTCAAGCCTCCTCCTCTTGAGCTGCTGTTTCTGTCTCTACCGGAAGCGCTGTCGGAGGCGGACGGGCAAGAAGAGCCAGGCCCAAGCCCAGGTCCACCTTCAGGAAGTGAAGGGGCTGGGCCAGAGTTACATAGACAAG GTACAGCCAGAAGTGGAGGAGCTGGAGCCAGCACCATCCGGGCCAGGGCAGCAGGTGGCAGACAAGCATGAGCTAGGACGACTGCAGTACTCCCTGGATTATGACTTCCAGAGTGGCCAG CTGCTGGTGGGCATTCTGCAAGCAGAAGGATTGGCAGCCTTGGATCTGGGTGGCTCCTCGGACCCCTACGTGCGGGTCTACCTACTGCCGGACAAACGGAGGCGGTACGAGACCAAGGTGCATCGGCAGACGCTGAACCCTCACTTTGGGGAGACCTTTGCCTTCAAG GTCCCCTACGTGGAGCTGGGGGGCAGGGTGCTGGTCATGGCGGTGTACGACTTCGACCGCTTCTCTCGCAACGACGCCATCGGGGAGGTGCGGGTCCCCATGAGCTCCGTGGACCTGGGGCGGCCGGTGCAGACCTGGCGGGAGCTGCAGGCTGCTCCGCGGGAGGAG CAGGAGAAACTTGGGGACATCTGCTTCTCCCTCCGCTATGTCCCCACGGCCGGGAAGCTCACCGTCATCGTCCTGGAGGCTAAAAACCTGAAGAAGATGGACGTAGGAGGACTGTCAG ATCCATACGTCAAGGTCCACCTGCTGCAGGGCGGCAAAAAGGTGCGGAAGAAGAAAACCACCATCAAGAAGAACACTCTGAACCCCTATTACAACGAAGCTTTCAGCTTCGAGGTGCCCTGTGACCAAGTCCAGGTGAGCTCAAACCTGCCGTTCTCCAAAAGCCCAGACCCTTAG
- the SYT5 gene encoding synaptotagmin-5 isoform X3, protein MPRGGCPVSARLFVHGPHGSWSSLLCVGLNGRLGWEWGTRVLECLCRKDSRNPPPCSRSPQPRGLHRPTRLPTPVASATAPVQPEVEELEPAPSGPGQQVADKHELGRLQYSLDYDFQSGQLLVGILQAEGLAALDLGGSSDPYVRVYLLPDKRRRYETKVHRQTLNPHFGETFAFKVPYVELGGRVLVMAVYDFDRFSRNDAIGEVRVPMSSVDLGRPVQTWRELQAAPREEQEKLGDICFSLRYVPTAGKLTVIVLEAKNLKKMDVGGLSDPYVKVHLLQGGKKVRKKKTTIKKNTLNPYYNEAFSFEVPCDQVQVSSNLPFSKSPDP, encoded by the exons ATGCCTCGCGGTGGCTGTCCGGTTTCTGCGCGGCTGTTCGTGCATGGGCCTCATGGGAGTTGGAGTTCTTTGTTGTGCGTGGGGCTCAATGGACGTCTGGGGTGGGAATGGGGGACTAGGGTGCTTGAGTGCCTCTGCAGAAAAGACTCTAGGAACCCGCCACCATGTTCCCGGAGCCCCCAACCCCGGGGCCTCCATCGCCCGACACGCCTCCCGACTCCAGTCGCATCAGCCACAGCCCCG GTACAGCCAGAAGTGGAGGAGCTGGAGCCAGCACCATCCGGGCCAGGGCAGCAGGTGGCAGACAAGCATGAGCTAGGACGACTGCAGTACTCCCTGGATTATGACTTCCAGAGTGGCCAG CTGCTGGTGGGCATTCTGCAAGCAGAAGGATTGGCAGCCTTGGATCTGGGTGGCTCCTCGGACCCCTACGTGCGGGTCTACCTACTGCCGGACAAACGGAGGCGGTACGAGACCAAGGTGCATCGGCAGACGCTGAACCCTCACTTTGGGGAGACCTTTGCCTTCAAG GTCCCCTACGTGGAGCTGGGGGGCAGGGTGCTGGTCATGGCGGTGTACGACTTCGACCGCTTCTCTCGCAACGACGCCATCGGGGAGGTGCGGGTCCCCATGAGCTCCGTGGACCTGGGGCGGCCGGTGCAGACCTGGCGGGAGCTGCAGGCTGCTCCGCGGGAGGAG CAGGAGAAACTTGGGGACATCTGCTTCTCCCTCCGCTATGTCCCCACGGCCGGGAAGCTCACCGTCATCGTCCTGGAGGCTAAAAACCTGAAGAAGATGGACGTAGGAGGACTGTCAG ATCCATACGTCAAGGTCCACCTGCTGCAGGGCGGCAAAAAGGTGCGGAAGAAGAAAACCACCATCAAGAAGAACACTCTGAACCCCTATTACAACGAAGCTTTCAGCTTCGAGGTGCCCTGTGACCAAGTCCAGGTGAGCTCAAACCTGCCGTTCTCCAAAAGCCCAGACCCTTAG